One genomic region from Solidesulfovibrio fructosivorans JJ] encodes:
- the ispG gene encoding flavodoxin-dependent (E)-4-hydroxy-3-methylbut-2-enyl-diphosphate synthase, with protein sequence MRDNSQPPPRHPTRAVTIGNVGVGGDNPVRVQSMTNTDTRDVPATLAQIRALADAGCEIVRLAVLDEDAAAALRPIHEASPVPLVADIHFDHRLAVAALAAGIEALRINPGNIGSEAAVDTVVAAAKDHGAPIRIGVNSGSVQKDLLKKFGGPTPEAMVESALTHIAYLEKRGFHDIKVSLKSSSVPRTVAAYRLLAGKVDYPLHIGVTEAGTPMRGAVKSAVGLGILLSEGLGDTLRVSLTGDPVTEIGVAYEILRSLDIRARGPEIISCPTCGRTEIDLVGLAEAVEERLRGVTEVFTVAVMGCVVNGPGEAREADIGIAGGRDCGIIFRKGQVLGKVRGADNLIPAFMDELDRYLTEKKETSCD encoded by the coding sequence ATGCGCGACAATTCGCAACCCCCTCCGAGGCACCCCACCCGTGCCGTGACCATCGGCAATGTCGGCGTCGGCGGCGACAACCCCGTGCGCGTCCAGAGCATGACCAACACCGACACTCGCGACGTGCCGGCCACCCTGGCCCAGATCCGGGCCCTGGCCGACGCCGGTTGCGAGATCGTGCGTCTGGCCGTGCTCGACGAGGACGCGGCGGCGGCCTTGCGGCCCATCCATGAGGCCTCGCCCGTGCCGCTGGTGGCCGACATCCATTTCGACCACCGCCTCGCCGTTGCGGCGCTTGCCGCCGGCATCGAGGCGCTTCGCATCAATCCCGGCAACATCGGTTCCGAGGCGGCCGTGGACACGGTGGTCGCGGCGGCTAAGGACCACGGCGCGCCGATCCGCATCGGCGTCAATTCCGGCTCGGTGCAAAAGGACCTGCTCAAAAAATTCGGCGGTCCCACCCCCGAGGCCATGGTCGAAAGCGCCCTGACCCATATCGCCTATCTGGAAAAACGGGGCTTTCACGACATCAAGGTGTCGCTCAAATCCTCCTCCGTGCCCCGCACCGTGGCCGCCTATCGCCTGTTGGCGGGAAAGGTCGACTATCCGCTGCACATCGGCGTCACCGAGGCCGGAACCCCCATGCGCGGCGCGGTCAAGTCCGCCGTGGGCCTGGGGATTCTGCTCTCCGAGGGGCTTGGCGACACGCTTCGGGTCTCGCTGACCGGCGACCCGGTCACGGAAATCGGCGTGGCCTATGAAATTTTGCGTTCCCTCGACATCCGCGCCCGGGGCCCGGAAATCATCTCCTGCCCCACCTGCGGCCGCACCGAGATCGACCTCGTCGGCCTGGCCGAGGCCGTGGAGGAGCGCCTTCGCGGCGTGACCGAGGTCTTCACCGTCGCCGTCATGGGCTGTGTGGTCAACGGCCCGGGCGAGGCCCGCGAGGCCGACATCGGCATCGCCGGCGGCCGGGACTGCGGCATCATCTTCCGCAAGGGCCAGGTGCTCGGCAAGGTGCGCGGCGCCGACAATCTCATTCCCGCCTTCATGGACGAACTGGACCGTTATCTCACCGAAAAAAAGGAAACCTCATGCGACTGA
- a CDS encoding response regulator, with protein sequence MRTILVIDDERPTLQMFELYLGAYGYPVLTAASGEEGLAVFTEKEPPIVLTDIKMPGMDGLAVLRAIKEMSPRTEVVVITGHGDVDLALTALGLRATDFIDKPIRREALEAALARANGRLDQAGAAGGTEPIGVERDGEVGIVVIRGNLTGETEPYLTRAMRELADAGKLLFAFSPDASINGAGLDLLLQATEEGSSRPAAICGLSDNFAKVLDRLGVTGRAPRFADRQAAMGHLAAQPVG encoded by the coding sequence ATGCGCACCATATTGGTCATCGACGACGAGCGTCCGACGCTCCAGATGTTCGAGCTCTACCTCGGGGCCTATGGCTATCCGGTGCTGACGGCCGCCAGCGGCGAGGAGGGGCTGGCCGTTTTCACCGAGAAAGAGCCGCCCATCGTGCTCACCGACATCAAGATGCCCGGCATGGACGGCCTGGCCGTGCTGCGCGCTATCAAGGAAATGAGCCCGCGCACCGAGGTGGTCGTCATCACCGGCCATGGCGACGTCGATCTGGCCCTGACCGCGCTCGGGCTTCGGGCCACCGATTTCATCGACAAACCCATCCGGCGCGAGGCCCTGGAAGCTGCCCTGGCCCGGGCCAACGGCCGGCTGGACCAGGCCGGTGCGGCTGGGGGCACCGAGCCCATCGGCGTGGAGCGGGACGGCGAGGTGGGGATCGTCGTCATACGGGGCAACCTGACCGGCGAAACCGAGCCCTATCTGACGCGGGCCATGCGCGAACTCGCCGACGCCGGCAAACTGCTTTTCGCCTTCAGCCCCGACGCCTCGATCAACGGCGCCGGCCTCGACCTGCTGTTGCAGGCCACGGAGGAGGGGAGCAGCCGCCCGGCGGCGATTTGCGGCCTTTCGGACAATTTCGCCAAGGTGCTCGACCGGCTCGGCGTCACCGGCCGCGCCCCTCGGTTTGCGGACCGTCAGGCGGCCATGGGGCACCTTGCCGCGCAACCCGTCGGTTGA
- a CDS encoding ATP-binding protein: protein MFSKRRISLKLKMFGGAMAVVLLVSAVIALLARWILVTSLNRELEQRGVAIGQSIAERASGYILDKDRANLVSLVFDAAQLGERRILVSYIFIENTDGHILANTFMRIFPKALLRANPLPEGVESRIRLVHFEGSQAIDIAVPVREGIYTLGAVHVGLSKSHIDSLVGTLRTTFLGFIAVVTVVMFIIVLRLSNAVARPISRLTKAADAVSRGSLDEPATLLGLRETAPRDCPAYADTDLPCWHFDQSAGESGSDNPANAPTCRECRFYRKDGGGDEVAQLAESFGNMIWSIRLYRRRLRESEEKYRSLFDSNPDPVFVVDTATGRILDANSQAEDVYGYPRDALVGRAVEVLESDGPPGGVSAYLQDRDAPDRVLFAKLRHVRKDGTPLFVNLHACRIAYRGRDAVIFSTTDITEQVEKDAHLIQASKMKTLGEMSAGIAHELNQPLNAVKMGSDYLRLVAESGHPPPLENLLAVTAQISEQVDRAAAIIGHLRDFGRKSEPVLEDVDIAVPIRGVFAMIGHELSLAGIEIDLDLRPVPPIRAHANRLEQVFFNLVVNARDAMVGNGCPDRASEVRRLRIRCFREGPRVTVTVADTGCGIPEAKRHKIFEPFFTTKQTGQGMGLGLAITYGIVKDYGGDIAVDEAPGGGSLFRLSFPVADGAPASATA from the coding sequence AGCTGGAGCAGCGCGGCGTGGCCATCGGCCAGAGCATCGCCGAACGGGCCAGCGGCTACATCCTGGACAAGGACCGGGCCAATCTCGTCAGCCTGGTGTTCGACGCGGCCCAGCTTGGCGAGCGGCGCATCCTCGTTTCCTACATTTTCATCGAGAACACTGACGGCCATATTCTGGCCAATACCTTCATGCGGATCTTTCCCAAGGCGCTTTTGCGGGCCAATCCGCTGCCCGAGGGCGTCGAGTCCCGCATCAGGCTGGTCCATTTCGAGGGCAGCCAGGCCATCGACATCGCCGTGCCCGTGCGCGAGGGCATCTACACCCTGGGCGCGGTCCACGTGGGGCTTTCCAAAAGCCACATCGATTCCCTGGTCGGCACGTTGCGCACCACCTTCCTGGGCTTTATCGCCGTTGTGACCGTGGTCATGTTCATCATCGTGCTGCGCCTGTCCAATGCCGTGGCCCGACCCATCTCCCGGCTGACCAAGGCCGCTGACGCCGTCAGTCGCGGCAGTCTGGACGAGCCGGCGACGCTCCTTGGCCTGCGCGAGACCGCGCCCCGGGATTGCCCGGCCTATGCCGACACGGACCTTCCCTGCTGGCATTTCGACCAGAGCGCGGGGGAGAGCGGCTCCGACAATCCGGCCAACGCTCCCACCTGCCGGGAGTGCCGCTTCTACCGCAAGGACGGCGGCGGCGACGAGGTGGCCCAGCTCGCCGAATCCTTCGGCAACATGATCTGGAGCATCCGGCTCTACCGCCGCCGGCTGCGGGAATCCGAGGAAAAGTACCGATCCCTTTTCGACAGCAACCCCGACCCGGTTTTTGTCGTCGACACGGCGACCGGCCGTATCCTGGACGCCAATTCCCAGGCCGAGGACGTCTATGGCTATCCCCGGGACGCGCTGGTCGGCCGGGCCGTGGAGGTGCTGGAGTCCGACGGCCCCCCGGGCGGGGTCTCGGCCTATTTGCAGGACCGCGATGCGCCGGACCGGGTGCTTTTCGCCAAGCTGCGCCATGTGCGAAAAGACGGCACGCCGCTTTTCGTCAACCTGCACGCCTGCCGCATCGCCTACCGGGGCCGCGACGCCGTGATTTTTTCCACCACCGACATCACCGAGCAGGTGGAAAAGGACGCCCACCTCATCCAGGCGAGCAAGATGAAGACCTTGGGTGAAATGTCGGCCGGCATCGCCCACGAGCTCAACCAGCCGCTCAACGCCGTCAAGATGGGCAGCGACTACCTGCGTCTGGTGGCCGAGTCCGGCCATCCGCCGCCCCTGGAGAACCTGCTGGCCGTCACCGCCCAGATCAGCGAACAGGTGGACCGCGCCGCCGCTATCATCGGCCACCTGCGCGACTTCGGCCGCAAGTCCGAGCCGGTCCTGGAGGATGTGGACATCGCCGTGCCCATCCGGGGCGTTTTTGCCATGATCGGCCACGAACTGTCCCTGGCCGGCATCGAGATCGACCTGGATTTGCGGCCCGTGCCGCCCATCCGGGCCCATGCCAACCGCCTGGAGCAGGTTTTTTTCAACCTCGTGGTCAACGCCCGCGACGCCATGGTGGGAAACGGCTGTCCGGACAGGGCCTCCGAGGTCAGGCGACTTCGCATCCGGTGTTTTCGGGAAGGCCCCCGGGTGACGGTGACCGTGGCCGATACCGGCTGCGGCATCCCCGAGGCCAAGCGGCATAAGATTTTCGAGCCGTTTTTCACCACCAAGCAGACCGGGCAGGGCATGGGCCTCGGGCTCGCCATCACCTACGGCATCGTCAAGGATTACGGCGGGGACATCGCGGTGGACGAGGCCCCGGGCGGTGGCAGTCTTTTTCGCCTGAGCTTTCCGGTCGCGGATGGCGCTCCCGCCAGTGCCACGGCTTGA